The proteins below are encoded in one region of Plutella xylostella chromosome Z, ilPluXylo3.1, whole genome shotgun sequence:
- the LOC125491213 gene encoding acetylgalactosaminyl-O-glycosyl-glycoprotein beta-1,3-N-acetylglucosaminyltransferase-like, with amino-acid sequence MLNNLQILHLLCISTCIILLYSRNTHIVVQMRSTFSLRGPNDDELPNVTDAVGSLFNVTEFQWKFTSNPCAPYPAGLLLLILVPSSPFHEQHRSIIRDAWARTGETGLFLMGETMDPTAAAIIANESSTYGDMLQGNFIDNHANMTYKHIMGLKWVAHHCPKVKYILKQDDDVTVDYLTLRTFLVRGLSPWGAKKLLLCTLEKCHLVVHRVKHCRFHVGKDEYSKDMYPCMCPGSFLLFSQDSVRLLLDASSRVKFFKIDDVYVTAFLAEAAGVQRTAAASEGFRHPWNKIPYVILQDEKLNVIQEYRNFSVMPHLFENKL; translated from the exons atGCTTAATAATTTGCAAATTTTACACCTTTTATGTATTAGTACCTGTATCATATTGCTTTACTCAAGAAACACACATATAGTCGTTCAGATGAGAAGCACATTTTCTTTGCGAGGCCCCAACGACGACGAACTTCCCAACGTAACTGATGCAGTCGGATCTTTATTCAACGTGACTGAGTTCCAGTGGAAATTTACTAGCAACCCATGCGCCCCTTACCCAGCCGGTCTGCTGTTGCTAATTCTAGTCCCGTCTAGCCCTTTCCATGAGCAACATAGAAGCATCATCAGAGACGCTTGGGCCAGAACTGGGGAGACAGGGCTATTCTTGATGGGAGAAACCATGGACCCTACTGCAGCAGCCATTATAGCCAACGAGTCATCGACCTACGGAGACATGCTTCAGGGAAATTTTATCGATAACCACGCCAACATGACTTACAAGCACATCATGGGGTTGAAGTGGGTTGCTCATCATTGCCCTAAAGTCAAGTACATACTGAAGCAAGATGATGATGTGACAGTTGACTATTTGACACTGAGAACGTTCTTAGTCAGAGGTCTATCACCGTGGGGTGCCAAGAAACTGCTCCTGTGCACCTTGGAGAAATGTCACTTGGTAGTTCACCGCGTTAAGCATTGCAGGTTTCACGTTGGGAAGGATGAATATAGCAAGGACATGTACCCGTGCATGTGTCCAG GTAGCTTTTTACTGTTCTCACAAGACTCGGTGAGGCTTCTACTGGATGCCAGTTCACGTGTGAAGTTTTTCAAGATCGACGATGTGTACGTTACTGCCTTTTTGGCCGAGGCTGCCGGTGTGCAGCGCACAGCGGCGGCGAGCGAGGGCTTCCGACACCCTTGGAACAAAATACCGTACGTCATCCTCCAAGACGAAAAGCTTAATGTTATCCAAGAGTACCGTAACTTCAGCGTCATGCCTCACttgtttgaaaataaattataa